In Daphnia magna isolate NIES linkage group LG6, ASM2063170v1.1, whole genome shotgun sequence, the following are encoded in one genomic region:
- the LOC116926939 gene encoding uncharacterized protein LOC116926939, whose protein sequence is MDMELAKVCTEMGKVNSMKPLGISSTLDRDFSRSFLRASIKGFDFDCSNGPGIIDPCSPSSWAISHQRKLGVIHTPNEGDNDDEFFTSVYGTPFVAAKQTPLFFFRTPLCLVVCFSRLLTVARTTKSSYPRSKMSWKKDTLVRMVIKLPTCGTLLNMPLRLDFVERLIDNEEEHKKFVLLCERQFNAGVPSHTIYEIKKPDEHSYSKNNSEIDSEMEEFDRRITSLSKLSSDEDIIVQISDDEKESEEKVNSRLYLSTSLSPYSLNESLDEQLHTNSRSASPQTDETRKKKDAKEETKKKESYLGKLTECHPKQGIRKAVSTEKTAHTYDDDWLKESQDEAKYPTTSRTFRARQNVGMTQHTESHSPIRSSTPNHESRGGSSKLDSQPISSYHSSVENRKPSTDRQYFHVRENEGSRSSVKCQNGNSQRRTYETKRDSRHGRKEKDPFVKSEIERYDRRRNLNSRNSHNSKKKDHRSRSPIDKRRLSNVSSSSYSDNGSSSYHNRSRSSLPDFSGPKYSQRVNRSLKDLVKESKKDVNSSYGSYTQNGKLSIGKSTVKCQHVEFYCLRKLEFLIRIPEDQEEIKLSNAGLGSKVIEVPLNQSGKEMKNLIHSNFPSLKGDFIIACRLKRGDKVLEPVFKEVPTMKAPTKTSTMYVVSYEEIDIADREERVRCSICNNYIKVSKRFEHHLKCSEKNNA, encoded by the exons ATGGATATGGAGTTAGCCAAGGTTTGCACCGAAATGGGCAAGGTTAACTCCATGAAACCTCTGGGGATTTCCTCAACACTCGACCGAGATTTTTCTAGATCTTTTTTAAGGGCTTCAATCAAAGG CTTCGATTTCGACTGCAGTAACGGGCCAGGAATAATCGATCCTTGCAGTCCTAGTTCCTGGGCCATCTCCCACCAGCGAAAACTTGGCGTCATCCACACCCCCAATGAGGGCGACAACGACGACGAGTTTTTCACGTCTG TGTATGGAACGCCGTTTGTAGCAGCGAAACAGacacccctttttttctttcgcacCCCTCTTTGTCTCGTTGTCTGCTTTAGTCGTCTGCTAACCGTTGCCAG GACTACGAAGTCTTCCTATCCTAGAAGTAAAATGAGCTGGAAGAAAGATACTTTAGTTCGTATGGTGATCAAGTTACCCACGTGTGGAACATTGCTAAACATGCCACTTCGCCTGGATTTTGTTGAACGCCTTATCGACAATGAAGAAGAACATAagaaatttgttttgctttgcGAAAGGCAGTTCAATGCTGGTGTTCCTTCTCACACCATTTATGAAATAA AAAAGCCAGATGAACACAGTTATTCGAAGAATAACTCAGAAATAGATTCTGAAATGGAGGAATTTGATAGGAGAATCACATCGCTCAGTAAACTTTCTTCAGATGAAGACATTATTGTGCAAATATCAgatgatgaaaaagaaagtgaagaaaaagTGAATTCAAGACTCTATCTGTCCACGTCTTTGTCTCCTTACTCATTAAATGAATCACTTGATGAACAACTTCACACAAATTCTAGATCTGCATCTCCACAAACAGatgaaacaagaaagaagaaagatgctaaggaagaaacaaagaaaaaagaaagttatCTGGGCAAGCTAACAGAGTGTCATCCCAAACAAGGCATTCGAAAAGCTGTTTCCACAGAAAAGACTGCACACACATACGATGATGACTGGTTAAAGGAATCACAAGACGAAGCAAAATACCCCACAACTTCAAGAACATTCCGTGCTCGTCAGAACGTTGGAATGACCCAACATACTGAAAGCCATTCTCCAATCAGGTCTTCCACACCAAACCATGAAAGCCGCGGAGGTTCATCAAAACTAGATTCTCAGCCGATTTCTTCTTACCACTCTTCCGTTGAAAACCGCAAACCTTCAACAGATCGCCAATATTTTCATGTTCGCGAGAATGAAGGTTCTCGCTCTTCTGTGAAATGTCAAAATGGAAACAGTCAACGTCGTACATATGAAACTAAACGCGATTCTCGTCATGGAAGGAAGGAAAAGGATCCATTTGTCAAATCTGAAATTGAACGTTATGATCGTCGCAGAAATTTGAATAGTCGCAATTCTCACAactcaaaaaagaaagatcaTCGAAGCCGCTCTCCTATCGACAAGAGAAGATTATCCAATGTATCCAGTTCCTCATATTCTGACAACGGGTCCTCATCTTACCACAACCGATCTCGTTCTTCTTTGCCTGATTTTTCTGGGCCAAAATACAGTCAGAGGGTTAATCGATCACTAAAGGACCTTGTGAAAGAATCAAAGAAAGATGTAAACTCAAGTTACGGTTCATACACCCAAAACG GAAAACTTTCAATTGGGAAATCGACTGTCAAGTGTCAACACGTGGAATTCTATTGTTTAAGAAAGTTGGAGTTTCTCATTCGAATCCCGGAAGACcaggaagaaataaaattatcGAACGCTGGTTTGGGTTCAAAAGTTATTGAAGTTCCCCTGAACCAATCAggcaaagaaatgaaaaatctgATTCACTC AAACTTTCCGTCTTTAAAGGGAGACTTCATCATTGCATGTAGATTGAAAAGAGGAGATAAAGTTCTAGAACCTGTCTTTAAAGAAGTACCGACAATG aaagctCCGACAAAAACTAGCACAATGTATGTCGTCTCTTACGAGGAAATTGATATCGCTGATCGGGAGGAAAGAGTTCGATGTTCAATATGCAATAATTACATTAAGGTTTCAAAGCGATTTGAACACCACTTGAAGTGCTCTGAGAAAAATAATGCTTAA
- the LOC123473690 gene encoding uncharacterized protein LOC123473690, translating to MEPMNIPISHEKLLQLVDWDFSVKQMAKWFGVSRWTILRKLKQFKISRKKFSNIDDCYLMQIIANILADKPNMGGDVYLRHHLKTNVGVFVQRWRIRKCVHEIFGSQPRAKNTIKRRRYQVRAPLSMVHLDTHHKLIRWRFVVVGAVDGFSRKIFCMKLDTNNKAKTVLKHFLTGVKELGLPSRVRTDKGKENVGVAHLMFLTRGGNRASFISGRSVHNTRIERIWREVLRVALSPFRELFYLMEGEGILDVSNNMDIFSLHFVFRSLIEKSLDEFCAMWDSHKLRTEGLSPIQLFTLGIEELKRRSLVDGKSYTEMQQFDVDMQLVNTIQNHCIRGVRGVKVPDIVCPSEDTLAELRNHFPITKITFENSVETYLSFRYVLNAMNNV from the exons ATGGAACCAATGAATATTCCAATATCTCATGAAAAACTCTTACAACTTGTTGACTGGGATTTTTCAGTAAAACAAATGGCAAAATGGTTTGGTGTGTCCCGCTGGACAATACTAAGAAAACTAAAGCAATTCAAAATTTCTCGAAAGAAATTTTCTAATATTGATGATTGTTACCTCATGCAAATCATAGCAAATATCTTGGCTGATAAACCAAATATGG GAGGAGATGTATATCTGAGACACCACCTCAAAACAAATGTAGGTGTCTTTGTCCAACGATGGCGTATAAGAAAATGTGTTCATGAAATCTTTGGATCCCAGCCAAGAGCCAAGAATACAATCAAGAGAAGACGTTATCAAGTGCGAGCTCCGTTGTCTATGGTACATTTGGACACTCATCATAAACTCATTAGATGGaggtttgttgttgttggagcAGTTGACGGGTTTTCtcgaaaaatattttgtatgaAGTTAGACACCAATAATAAAGCTAAAACGGTCTTGAAGCATTTTCTAACCGGTGTCAAAGAACTTGGTCTGCCATCACGAGTAAG AACTGACAAAGGAAAGGAGAATGTTGGTGTTGCTCATTTGATGTTCCTTACAAGGGGTGGTAATCGGGCCAGTTTCATCAGCGGTCGGTCAGTTCACAACACCAGAATTGAACGAATATGGAGGGAAGTGTTACGTGTTGCCCTATCCCCTTTCAGAGAATTGTTCTA TCTTATGGAAGGTGAAGGAATCCTGGACGTTTCGAACAACATGGACATATTTTCACTACATTTTGTTTTCCGATCCCTGATTGAAAAATCTTTAGATGAATTCTGTGCTATGTGGGACTCCCACAAACTCCGCACCGAGGGTTTATCTCCCATTCAACTATTCACTTTAGGAATAGAAGAATTGAAAAGACGATCCTTGGTAGACGGGAAAAGCTATACAGAAATGCAGCAATTTGATGTCGACATGCAACTTGTAAATACCATACAAAATCATTGCATCAGAGGAGTTCGTGGTGTCAAAGTGCCTGATATTGTCTGTCCATCTGAAGATACCTTGGCGGAATTGAGAAACCATTTCCCAATCACTAAAATTACATTTGAAAATTCCGTAGAAACGTACCTTTCCTTCCGCTATGTACTGAACGCAATGAATAACGTTTAG